A part of Larkinella insperata genomic DNA contains:
- a CDS encoding TolC family protein, whose translation MKPYVALLLILHLSPMVRAQSVVTLAQCHTVVIANDPLTRQREILEQTGELALANLDKNRRLPQLGMNGQASWQSEVTKLPIELPGVPIPQLSKDQYKLTADLNYTLYDGQQTTLQKQVQRSSTAASLQQVAVEQHRLKEQVNAYFLNILLTDENTRLARIRLAELQNRIAKAEAGVKFGTVAPVGVDVLRAEALNTEQQLSQLASTRRGLRDQLAILTGLTITDSTRLVIEEGQTVVANLPLNRPEQKLFDAQRTVLENQLRLTENRLQPRLSAFAQGGAGRPALNFLNNDFRGFFIGGLRLSWNLSAAYTLRNDRTVLALNREQVAVQQKVFDRNLALQLRQQQTEIDRISALLETDREISALRSKIRQTASVQLDNGTLAARDYTTELNAESQALLNQKTHELQLLLAKVQYRTLTGN comes from the coding sequence ATGAAACCATACGTCGCACTTTTACTGATTCTACACCTGAGTCCGATGGTCCGAGCCCAGTCGGTGGTGACGCTGGCCCAATGCCATACCGTCGTCATCGCCAACGATCCGCTGACTCGCCAGCGGGAGATTTTAGAGCAAACCGGTGAGCTGGCACTTGCCAATCTGGATAAAAACCGTCGGTTGCCGCAGCTCGGCATGAATGGTCAGGCCAGCTGGCAATCGGAAGTAACGAAGTTGCCCATCGAGCTGCCGGGCGTACCGATTCCGCAGTTGAGCAAAGACCAGTACAAGCTGACCGCCGACCTGAATTACACACTCTACGACGGCCAGCAGACCACGCTTCAGAAGCAGGTGCAACGGTCCAGCACGGCAGCGAGTTTGCAGCAGGTCGCCGTTGAGCAACACCGGTTGAAGGAGCAGGTCAATGCCTACTTTCTGAATATCCTGCTGACGGACGAAAACACCCGGCTGGCCCGCATCCGGCTGGCGGAACTGCAAAACCGCATCGCCAAAGCCGAGGCCGGGGTGAAGTTTGGTACCGTGGCGCCCGTGGGCGTGGACGTGTTGCGCGCCGAAGCATTGAATACGGAGCAGCAACTGAGTCAGTTGGCCAGCACCCGCCGGGGTCTGCGCGACCAGCTCGCCATTCTGACGGGGCTCACCATCACCGACAGCACCCGGCTGGTCATTGAAGAAGGCCAGACCGTTGTCGCCAATTTGCCGCTCAACCGTCCTGAACAAAAGCTGTTTGACGCCCAGCGCACCGTGCTGGAAAACCAACTCCGGCTGACCGAGAACCGCCTGCAACCCCGGCTGAGCGCCTTCGCCCAGGGGGGCGCGGGCCGACCGGCGCTCAATTTTCTGAACAACGACTTTCGGGGCTTCTTCATCGGCGGTCTTCGGTTGAGCTGGAACCTGTCGGCGGCTTACACGCTTCGCAACGATCGGACGGTATTGGCGCTGAACCGGGAGCAGGTTGCGGTTCAGCAAAAGGTATTTGACCGGAATCTGGCGCTTCAGCTCCGCCAGCAGCAAACCGAGATCGACCGCATCAGTGCTCTGTTAGAAACGGACCGGGAAATCAGCGCCCTGCGCTCCAAAATCCGGCAAACCGCCAGCGTACAACTCGACAACGGCACGCTGGCCGCCCGCGATTATACCACCGAACTCAACGCCGAAAGTCAGGCGCTGCTGAACCAGAAAACCCACGAACTGCAACTGCTGTTGGCGAAAGTGCAATACCGCACGCTGACCGGAAATTAA
- a CDS encoding ABC transporter ATP-binding protein gives MEKAVITNQLTKKFGDFVATNAITFDVAQGEIFGFLGANGAGKTTAMRMLCGLLKPSSGQASVAGFDVYRQSEKIKQNIGYMSQRFSLYEDLTVRENIRFYGGIYGLRRADIPVKTDQILVKLGIESVANSLVASLPLGWKQKLAFSVALLHEPKIVFLDEPTGGVDPITRRQFWDLIYEAAHHGTTVFVTTHYMDEAEYCNRVSIMVDGKMKALDTPKGLKTAYGVESMDAVFQILARGTSTN, from the coding sequence ATGGAAAAAGCCGTCATTACCAACCAGCTGACCAAGAAGTTCGGCGATTTTGTGGCTACCAACGCCATCACATTTGACGTGGCGCAGGGCGAGATTTTTGGTTTTCTGGGCGCAAACGGAGCCGGAAAAACCACGGCCATGCGGATGCTTTGCGGGTTGCTGAAACCGTCGTCGGGTCAGGCCAGCGTCGCGGGGTTTGATGTGTACCGACAATCCGAAAAAATCAAGCAGAACATTGGCTACATGAGCCAGCGGTTTTCGCTGTACGAAGATTTGACGGTGCGCGAAAACATCCGGTTTTACGGCGGCATCTACGGATTGCGCCGGGCCGATATTCCCGTCAAAACCGATCAGATTCTGGTGAAACTGGGCATTGAATCCGTGGCTAATTCGCTCGTGGCTTCGTTGCCGCTGGGCTGGAAACAGAAGCTAGCCTTTTCGGTGGCCCTGCTGCACGAACCCAAAATTGTGTTTCTGGACGAACCCACCGGCGGGGTTGACCCGATTACGCGCCGTCAATTCTGGGACCTGATCTACGAAGCGGCCCACCACGGCACAACGGTTTTTGTTACTACCCACTACATGGACGAAGCCGAATACTGCAACCGCGTTTCGATCATGGTCGACGGGAAAATGAAGGCGCTGGACACGCCGAAGGGCCTGAAAACCGCCTATGGTGTGGAGTCGATGGACGCTGTTTTTCAGATTCTGGCCCGGGGCACTTCAACCAACTAA
- a CDS encoding ABC transporter ATP-binding protein: MDAILIENVSKSYGGVPAVADVSLAIRPGELFGLIGPDGAGKTTLFKILVTLLLPDQGRATVVGRDVVRDYKALRQLVGYMPGRFSLYPDLSVQENLAFFATVFGTTIRQNYHLIQEIYSQLEPFKNRRAGQLSGGMKQKLALCCALIHKPEVLFLDEPTTGVDAVSRREFWDMLRQLNQRGLTTLVSTPYMDEAGRCDRIAFMQTGNVLAVDPPSVITNRFRKPLFAVRAADTYRLIQELRQAPFTESCYAFGEFLHLTIRSGAVTDHQIGQYLLDRDHQAIEIQPVQPGIEDTFMALMNPPEPAV, translated from the coding sequence ATGGATGCGATCCTCATTGAAAACGTCTCGAAATCGTACGGCGGGGTTCCGGCGGTGGCGGATGTGTCGCTGGCAATCCGGCCGGGTGAGTTGTTCGGGCTGATCGGGCCGGACGGGGCCGGAAAAACCACGCTTTTTAAAATTCTGGTGACGCTGCTGCTGCCGGATCAGGGCCGGGCGACGGTCGTGGGGCGCGATGTGGTCAGGGATTACAAGGCGTTGCGGCAATTGGTGGGTTACATGCCCGGCCGGTTTTCGCTCTACCCCGACCTGAGCGTGCAGGAAAATCTGGCGTTTTTTGCCACGGTTTTCGGAACCACCATCCGGCAGAACTATCACCTGATTCAGGAGATTTATTCGCAGCTGGAACCGTTTAAAAACCGGCGGGCCGGGCAGCTTTCCGGGGGGATGAAACAGAAGCTGGCCCTGTGCTGCGCCCTGATTCATAAGCCCGAAGTCTTGTTTCTGGACGAACCGACGACCGGTGTGGATGCGGTTTCGCGCAGGGAATTTTGGGATATGCTCCGCCAACTGAACCAACGCGGACTGACGACGCTGGTTTCGACCCCCTACATGGACGAAGCGGGCCGCTGCGACCGAATTGCGTTCATGCAGACCGGAAACGTACTGGCGGTCGATCCACCGTCGGTTATTACCAACCGGTTCCGAAAGCCGTTGTTCGCCGTTCGGGCGGCTGATACCTACCGGCTGATTCAGGAGTTGCGGCAGGCACCGTTCACCGAATCCTGCTACGCCTTCGGGGAGTTTCTGCACCTGACCATCCGTTCCGGGGCGGTAACCGACCACCAGATCGGCCAGTATCTGCTCGACCGAGACCATCAGGCTATTGAAATTCAACCCGTTCAACCCGGTATCGAAGACACCTTTATGGCGTTGATGAATCCGCCGGAGCCAGCCGTCTAG
- a CDS encoding ABC transporter permease encodes MNRIRYMVEKEIRQLRRNPVLLRIMLAAPIMQLILLSYAANYEVKNLNIAVVDGDHTTYAQRLVSKFRYLTNFNMTGYLANDKQARQALLAGNADLVLVIPPHFERDLEKEGSAAVQLLLNAIDGSKAGIANGYATAIIRDFNADILAETRSVTPGAIQTLNIENQYWYNPRLEYKTFMVPGVLFELLLLVGGLVSALNLVREKEIGTMEQLNVTPIRKHEFILGKSIPFVLIGLVLFTVGLLIGRFLFQIPMEGSIFLMYVFALLFLILCVGLGLLISTMAENQQQALFVSFFLLVLFILLSGLFAATENMPDWAQWLNAVNPLKYIIEVGRNVMLKGSTFADVSRQFLTLAGMAFGLLALASWRYRKTV; translated from the coding sequence ATGAACCGCATCCGCTACATGGTGGAGAAGGAAATCCGGCAACTCCGCCGAAACCCCGTCTTGCTGCGAATCATGCTCGCGGCCCCGATCATGCAGTTGATTCTGCTGTCGTACGCGGCTAATTACGAGGTAAAAAACCTGAACATCGCCGTGGTGGATGGCGACCACACGACCTACGCGCAGCGGCTCGTCAGCAAATTCCGGTACCTGACCAATTTCAACATGACGGGGTATCTGGCGAATGACAAACAGGCCCGCCAGGCGCTGCTGGCGGGCAACGCCGATCTGGTTTTGGTCATTCCGCCCCATTTTGAGCGCGATCTCGAAAAAGAAGGAAGTGCCGCCGTGCAGTTGCTGCTCAACGCCATCGACGGTTCGAAAGCCGGGATTGCCAACGGCTACGCAACGGCCATCATCCGGGATTTCAACGCCGACATTCTGGCCGAAACCCGGTCCGTGACGCCGGGAGCGATTCAGACGCTGAACATTGAGAACCAATACTGGTACAACCCCCGGCTGGAATACAAAACCTTCATGGTGCCGGGCGTTTTGTTTGAACTGCTCCTGCTGGTCGGTGGGCTGGTGTCGGCCCTGAACCTGGTGCGGGAAAAGGAAATCGGGACGATGGAACAACTGAACGTAACGCCCATCCGCAAGCACGAATTTATTCTGGGTAAATCCATTCCGTTTGTCCTGATCGGGTTGGTGCTGTTTACGGTCGGTTTGCTGATTGGTCGGTTTTTATTTCAAATTCCGATGGAAGGCAGCATCTTCCTGATGTATGTTTTTGCCCTGTTGTTTCTCATTCTGTGCGTGGGGCTGGGCCTGCTGATTTCGACGATGGCGGAAAACCAGCAACAGGCGTTGTTCGTCTCTTTTTTTCTGCTGGTGCTGTTCATTCTGCTCAGCGGGTTGTTTGCCGCCACCGAAAACATGCCGGACTGGGCGCAGTGGCTGAACGCCGTTAATCCGCTGAAATACATCATTGAAGTCGGCCGAAACGTCATGCTCAAAGGCAGTACCTTCGCGGACGTCAGCCGTCAGTTTTTAACGCTGGCGGGCATGGCCTTCGGGCTGCTGGCCCTGGCGTCGTGGCGGTATCGAAAGACGGTGTGA
- a CDS encoding ABC transporter permease, which yields MNRFIAFVKKEFFHILRDRRTLLILFGLPLAQVLLFGFALTNEIKNAKIAILDNDKRSHSQQITAKLLASGYFQLRENLRSNGDIERAFRRGQIKLAVVFPAGFTDNFEHGRSAQIQLLADATEQNTAISLTNYASAIIRDYTTDLNPASQPPMVIDVRSRMVFNPELKGAFVFVPGVMAMVLLLVSALMTSVTIARERETGTLEVLMVSPLSQGQILLGKVVPYLLLSFVNGCMIIALGVFALHVPLNGSLWLLLAETLLFIFLALSIGIFISSLVETQLVAMFASLMAMLLPTIFLSGFIFPIESMPRPLQLVSNIIPAKYFIAIVKGIMIKGAGLRYLWQPTLVLVGMSLLFTVLSLRNLKPRLS from the coding sequence ATGAACCGCTTTATCGCTTTTGTTAAAAAAGAATTTTTCCACATCCTGCGCGACCGGCGGACGTTGCTGATTCTGTTTGGCTTGCCGCTGGCGCAGGTGCTGCTCTTCGGATTTGCGCTCACGAATGAGATCAAGAACGCCAAAATCGCCATTCTGGATAACGACAAAAGGTCGCATTCGCAGCAGATTACGGCCAAGCTGCTGGCGTCCGGCTATTTTCAACTGCGGGAAAACCTGCGCTCGAACGGCGACATTGAACGGGCGTTTCGGCGGGGGCAGATCAAGCTGGCGGTGGTGTTTCCGGCCGGTTTTACCGACAATTTTGAACACGGACGCAGCGCGCAGATTCAGCTTCTGGCCGATGCCACCGAGCAGAATACCGCCATCAGCCTGACCAACTACGCGTCGGCCATCATCCGGGATTACACCACCGACCTAAACCCGGCCAGCCAGCCGCCAATGGTCATCGACGTTCGTAGCCGCATGGTGTTCAACCCCGAACTCAAGGGCGCGTTTGTCTTTGTGCCGGGCGTGATGGCGATGGTCCTGCTGCTGGTATCGGCCCTGATGACTTCCGTGACCATCGCCCGCGAACGCGAAACCGGCACGCTGGAGGTTCTGATGGTGTCGCCCCTGAGCCAGGGTCAGATTTTGCTGGGGAAGGTGGTGCCGTACCTGTTACTGTCGTTTGTAAACGGGTGCATGATCATTGCGCTCGGGGTTTTTGCGCTGCACGTACCGCTGAATGGGAGCCTGTGGCTGTTGCTGGCCGAAACACTGCTGTTTATTTTTCTGGCCTTGTCCATCGGTATTTTCATTTCGTCGCTGGTGGAAACCCAGTTGGTGGCCATGTTTGCGTCGTTGATGGCGATGCTGCTGCCGACGATCTTCCTGTCGGGCTTCATTTTCCCGATTGAAAGTATGCCCCGACCGCTTCAGCTTGTTTCCAACATCATTCCGGCCAAGTATTTCATTGCCATTGTAAAAGGCATCATGATCAAAGGCGCGGGCTTGCGGTATCTGTGGCAACCCACGCTGGTGCTGGTCGGAATGTCGCTGTTGTTTACGGTATTGAGTTTACGGAATCTAAAACCCCGCTTATCATGA
- a CDS encoding MFS transporter translates to MNKAIGRYRWTICGLVFFATTINYLDRVVISLLKGDLEKDFNWTETDYANLVVVFQLAYAFGMLGVGRLVDKFGTKMGYTISLTAWSIVGVLTAFAKTTFGFGVARAALGLSEAGNFPSAIKTIAEWFPKKERALATGIFNSGTNVGAILAPLTVPFIAEFWGWQWAFILTGATGFIWLVLWLTMYDTPERHKNVTPEELAYINSDQDEQVVEETTNEKVSWFKLLTFRQTWAFVLGKMLTDPIWWFYLFWLPAFLKAEYGLGGMEAAVPVAIVYTIASVGSVFGGWLPLNFIRNGMPVFRARKTAMLIYAVCAVPVIFAQYLGSMGLWLAILSIGLATSAHQAWSANIFTTVSDMFPKKAVGSVTGIGGMAGGLGGMAISSLAGKLFDHYKALGHIETGYYIMFLICGFGYLLAWTVMHLLVPKHRMVELSNSKEPVKVA, encoded by the coding sequence ATGAATAAAGCCATTGGAAGATACCGCTGGACGATTTGCGGTCTGGTGTTTTTTGCCACCACCATCAATTACCTGGACCGGGTGGTCATCAGTTTGCTGAAAGGTGACCTGGAAAAAGATTTTAACTGGACGGAAACGGACTATGCCAATCTGGTGGTGGTTTTTCAATTGGCTTACGCATTCGGGATGCTGGGTGTCGGGCGGCTGGTTGACAAATTCGGTACCAAAATGGGCTATACGATTTCGCTGACGGCCTGGAGTATCGTGGGCGTCCTAACGGCTTTTGCCAAAACAACGTTCGGTTTCGGCGTGGCCCGGGCCGCGCTGGGGTTGAGCGAAGCCGGTAATTTTCCGTCGGCCATCAAAACCATCGCCGAGTGGTTTCCCAAAAAAGAACGCGCGTTGGCGACCGGCATTTTCAACTCGGGAACCAACGTCGGGGCCATTCTCGCTCCGCTCACGGTTCCGTTCATCGCGGAGTTCTGGGGCTGGCAGTGGGCCTTCATCCTGACGGGGGCCACCGGTTTTATCTGGCTGGTGCTGTGGCTCACGATGTACGATACGCCCGAACGGCATAAAAACGTAACGCCGGAAGAACTCGCCTACATCAACAGCGACCAGGACGAGCAGGTAGTTGAAGAAACCACTAACGAAAAAGTCTCCTGGTTCAAACTGCTGACGTTTCGCCAAACCTGGGCCTTTGTGCTCGGCAAAATGCTGACTGACCCCATCTGGTGGTTTTACCTGTTCTGGCTGCCGGCCTTCCTGAAAGCCGAATACGGTCTTGGCGGGATGGAAGCGGCTGTGCCGGTGGCTATCGTTTACACCATTGCCAGCGTGGGCAGTGTTTTCGGGGGGTGGCTCCCGCTGAATTTTATCCGTAACGGAATGCCAGTGTTCCGCGCCCGGAAAACGGCTATGCTGATTTATGCCGTCTGTGCGGTGCCCGTTATTTTCGCGCAGTACCTCGGTAGCATGGGCCTGTGGCTGGCTATTTTGAGCATTGGTCTGGCCACATCAGCGCACCAGGCCTGGAGCGCTAACATCTTCACAACGGTTTCGGATATGTTTCCCAAGAAAGCCGTGGGCTCCGTTACCGGCATCGGCGGCATGGCGGGCGGTTTGGGCGGGATGGCCATTTCGTCACTGGCCGGTAAGCTGTTCGACCATTACAAGGCGCTGGGCCACATCGAAACCGGTTATTACATCATGTTCCTGATCTGCGGTTTTGGGTACTTGCTGGCCTGGACGGTTATGCACCTGCTCGTTCCGAAACACAGAATGGTGGAACTTTCAAATTCGAAAGAGCCCGTAAAAGTTGCCTGA
- a CDS encoding HlyD family secretion protein, which yields MKSNLIISILSFGLLACQTEPQSDAYGNFEAVETIVSAEATGALQKLTIEEGQTLQAGQTVGQIDPLQLQLRKSQLLASQRAVASRSPNVQAQLSPYEQQIAVQEQQLRTLQREKTRTENLIAAGAAPTKQLDDIVAQIDVTERQMALIRQQRAAQQSALTTQRSGTLSEEAPLEEQVRQIDDQIKRATVINPAPGTVTVKFAEPGEVVSYGKPLYKVADLDQITLRAYISGDQLVRVKPGQRVKVLVDAPNEQFKEYAGTVTWISSKAEFTPKVIQTKDERVNLVYALKVRVKNDGGLKIGMPGEIRL from the coding sequence ATGAAAAGTAATCTGATTATCAGTATTCTATCTTTCGGTCTGCTGGCTTGTCAAACGGAGCCGCAGTCGGATGCGTACGGCAATTTTGAAGCCGTAGAAACCATCGTATCAGCCGAGGCAACCGGCGCCCTGCAAAAACTAACCATCGAAGAGGGACAAACGCTGCAAGCCGGGCAAACCGTCGGGCAGATTGATCCGCTGCAACTTCAATTGCGCAAATCCCAGTTGCTGGCGAGCCAGCGGGCGGTTGCCAGCCGTTCACCAAATGTGCAGGCGCAACTCTCGCCGTATGAACAGCAAATTGCGGTGCAGGAGCAGCAACTTCGGACGCTGCAACGCGAGAAAACCCGTACGGAAAACCTGATTGCCGCCGGGGCTGCGCCGACCAAGCAACTCGACGACATTGTGGCCCAGATCGACGTGACCGAGCGCCAGATGGCCCTGATCCGCCAGCAGCGGGCGGCCCAGCAGTCGGCCCTGACCACGCAGCGCAGCGGGACGCTCTCGGAAGAAGCGCCGTTGGAGGAACAGGTCCGGCAGATCGACGACCAGATCAAAAGGGCGACTGTTATTAACCCCGCCCCCGGAACCGTTACGGTCAAGTTTGCTGAACCCGGCGAGGTGGTCAGTTACGGGAAGCCGTTGTACAAAGTGGCTGATCTCGACCAGATTACGCTCCGGGCCTACATCAGCGGGGATCAACTGGTGCGGGTCAAACCCGGACAGCGGGTGAAGGTCCTGGTGGATGCCCCCAACGAGCAGTTCAAGGAATACGCCGGAACGGTAACCTGGATTTCGAGCAAGGCCGAGTTTACGCCCAAAGTAATTCAGACGAAAGACGAACGGGTCAACCTGGTCTATGCGCTGAAAGTAAGGGTAAAAAACGACGGCGGTTTGAAAATCGGTATGCCGGGAGAAATCCGGTTGTAA